In Anas acuta chromosome 6, bAnaAcu1.1, whole genome shotgun sequence, the following are encoded in one genomic region:
- the NDUFA10 gene encoding NADH dehydrogenase [ubiquinone] 1 alpha subcomplex subunit 10, mitochondrial, translated as MSLWRVRLGPAATAALHGRPRSSVLPAARIHVSPMRNLQYGWLAYMLGDRTSKKLTEYSKIFTVEGSLCSGKGKLAQKLAEKLGMKYFPEADIHYLNRITGDGTLLDEKFNGFCNLERFYNDPKCPDGHSYRLQSWLFGNRVLQYADALEHLLSTGQGVVLERSPYSDFVFLDAMFKQGYIHKRCLAHYKEIKEIGISEFLPPHLVIYLDVPVPEVQKRLQEKGEPYERKVSPQYLQNIEDAYKKTFLPEISETSEVLQYTASDAEDVEKVVEDIEYLKFNKGPWLEQDDVSFHHLRLYVQDKSGVLDSVAVPHFVPEITIGGNEYDKIYYEFRSLPGRYFSKGYNADVGDKWIWLK; from the exons ATGTCCTTGTGGCGGGTCCGCCTGGGCCCGGCGGCCACCGCCGCCCTCCATGGCCGCCCGCGGAGCTCCGTGCTGCCGGCg gcaAGAATTCATGTCAGCCCTATGCGGAATTTGCAGTATGGTTGGCTGGCTTACATGCTGGGAGACAGAACTTCTAAAAAGCTCACTGAATATAGCAAAATCTTCACGGTGGAGGGCAGCTTGTGTTCTGGGAAGGGCAAGCTCGCACAAAAACTAGCGGAAAAATTAG GAATGAAATACTTCCCAGAAGCAGATATCCATTATCTAAACAGAATCACAGGAGATGGAACATTGCTGGATGAGAAGTTTAATGGTTTCTGTAACCTTGAGAGATTTTACAATGACCCAAAATGCCCTGATGGACACTCATACAGACTGCAGTCTTGGCTCTTTGGTAACCGTGTGTTACAGTATGCTGATGCATTGGAACATCTGCTGTCCACAG GACAAGGCGTGGTGTTGGAGCGTTCTCCCTACAGTGACTTTGTGTTTTTGGATGCCATGTTTAAACAAGGCTATATCCACAAACGAT GCCTTGCTCACTACAAGGAGATCAAAGAGATTGGCATCAGTGAATTCCTACCACCTCACTTGGTCATTTATTTAGATGTACCTGTTCCAGAAGTGCAGAAGAGGCTTCAGGAGAAAGGAGAG cCTTATGAGAGAAAGGTGTCTCCTCAGTATCTGCAGAACATTGAGGATGCTTACAAGAAAACCTTCCTACCAGAAATCAG tgAGACCAGTGAAGTTCTGCAGTACACAGCAAGTGACGCAGAGGATGTGGAGAAG GTAGTTGAAGACATTGAGTAcctgaagttcaacaaggggcCATGGCTGGAACAAGATGATGTTTCTTTCCATCACCTGAGACTTTA tgTTCAGGACAAAAGTGGAGTGCTGGATTCTGTAGCTGTCCCTCACTTCGTTCCAGAAATCACAATTGGAGGCAATGAATATGATAAAATCTACTACGAGTTTCGGTCG